Part of the Sulfuriflexus mobilis genome is shown below.
AAGATCAGGAAATTTGATGGCTATGGCCAGGTCTGCTTACGTTTTGATGAGAATGATAAATGCCTGGAATTACATAAGTTCGACCGAGGCTATGTACGGGCAATAAAGACACTTGAAGAATACCTGGCCTCGTTGAGTTATGCCTACCCGGAAATTACAACGCACGGCCAGTCAATTCCAATTACCTTGTATGCCAGCTCACCTGAATTCGAATTTAAGGACGCCCGCCGCAAGTGGACTCCCAATGATGGTCATTTTGAAATAAACAACCCGGCGTTGATATCGTTTGACTTCCCGGAGCTTATTAATGCGGCAGCCAGCAAAGGGACGTATACCACCACCATCCAGTATAACCGCAACAATGAGCTTGGAGATGCTAGCTATGACAAGGGCAAACTACTTATCAGGCTTGATTTCGACCCGGCCTGCAAGGGCATCAACAACAGTGACATGGAACCCTGTCAACAGGTTGCAAGCCTGCTCGACGATCTGCAGTTTGCATTGCAACTTCGTGAGCTTTATCCAGAAGTAGTGGAAATAGCCATACAAAATAACGAGAATATAAGCGATCAAAATATTGACGAGAAAGTCGTGGCAAGACTTCGTGAGCTTAACCCGTATATCACGGATGCTGATGCTAAATCGATGCTGAACACGTCAGGCGGCACTAATCCTGTATCATTAGAAATCAAAGTACCTGACTATTGCAACAAATGCTCTGCCAAGCCGCTATGCAAGTGGCTACATGATGTTATCCAAGCACATGAAGAGGCGAACAAGGCCTACCTTGAGGAATACCCCGGGAAACGCGACATACTCAATGATGCCAATAAACCCGACATCGACAAGGCGAAAATCATCGCCGACATGGAATACAACTCATATAACGATCGGGCTATTTTCTTGAAGAATCTTATTTATAAACAGCTAAATCAGAATACAGACTGTACATTCGGTGCAGATTTTTATAGCAAATTCCAGTCACTCATACATCAAATTAAATAATTCAGTGACAAATAAGGCCGCCTCAGCCCTCCACGGCCTCTTGCGGCATTAGCACATCCCTGTGTGGCTATCATTACGCTTTATCTCTGACCCGGTTTTATATTATACCTTTGTGATGATCGTTTCACGGTAGGCGTGCCATGTCGCATAACCGACCACTGGAACAATGAGCACGAAGCCTATCAGTGCGGTCGCGAATCCTACCGCCACAAGTGCCAGGATCAGCAATGCCCATAGCGCTAAAACCGACTTGTTTCGCCACACCGCATGGAGGCTGGTTATTATTGCCGTCATGGCACTGGCATCCTGGTCCAGGATCATCGGTAGTGCGAAGGCGCTGGCGCAAAAGAACAGAGCCGCAAAAATAACGGCAATGGATAAGGACACCGCATCAGAAATGGGAACCGCGGCAGAAATGGCCAGTTGCCCGGGTATCGCACTGATATTAAACACTATCGATATGAGGATGAGCAGAATCACGAACGCCAGGCCCAGCAACAGAGCAAGCATGAGCTCGTGTCCCATCTCATGGAAAGCCTTCCTCCGCTCGTGGCCAAAGGTTGGTTTGTGTTGCCGTTCGAGTTGCTGGCTTATATCGTAAAGGCCGAATGCGAGCGCAGGCCCCACTAGCAGGAAGCTGATAAAGAGACCGACCAGAAAAACATCCTCATAAAACCATGAAGAATAAACAAGCAGCCAACCGATACAAGCGAATACCGCGCCATAAGCCAGGCTGTGCCAGCGTGCTCGGCGGAAATCTTGCCAGCCTTTTTTTAACCACACAAAAGGGGCGTTGAAGGTGAGCTTGCGGCAAGGTGCGTAGAGTGGGATATTACTCTCAAGTGAATCTGCTGTTTTCATGCTACACCTCCGTAAAAGGATAGTAGGCAGTAAAAGTATAGTAAGTTCGCTAGCTATTAGCCAGACGTCAGTCTCGCACCCTCGCGGGGTAAAAAGCTCATAAAAAAAATAAATGATTGTTATAGAATAAGCGGGGTCCGTGACAAATAAGGCCGCTTCAGCCCCCATGGCCTCTTGCGGCATTCGCAAATGCCTGCACGGCAAGCATTACGATTTGTCTCTAAACCTATTAGTTGTATTTTCTGGAGGGGTATGAACAAGCAGATATTATTATTGCGACTCAGCTACTGGTCCGCTGCCATAGCAGACTTCGGTGTCGCCATTATGGTGTTAATACCTGAAAGAATGGGATTGACCGAAATTGTCTACCCAATGGGTCTCGCCTCTGCCATAGCTTTTTCCTGGGGTGTTTTATTATTAGTGGCCGACAGAAAACCCGTGGAGAGAAAATGGGTGCTTATTCCAACGATCCTCGTTGTCGGTTTACTAACCACGGCAAGACTATTATTTTCCTATCATGAAATGATAGGTTTCAGTTTTGCTTTGCCTGTTTTTGGTATTGCCCTGATAACACTCATGGCGTACAGCTATTTTTACAAAAAATAAAACCGGCCAGAGCACAGGCTCTTCTAAATTATTAGCAACAACTGTGCTCGGGCCTTATTTATTCAACAAATTCCTTAACCTATTGTGCCCTGTACACAGTAAACCTTACCGCGATAATTCTTCTTCGCCCGGGCGATTAATTTGTCACATTCCTTGGCCACGTAACTGGACGGTATCCCATAGAATATAAAGCGTCCATCCCGCTCACGATTGTTGCCTTTCTCAAAAACAAGGTAGCTCGCCGCTATAGGTTTATTGTCGAATAATTTTTCGTAGCGACCCGGCAGGGTTTTACTGCAATTTGTATCGACGAGATTGAGTTTCCCCGCCTCTTTGAATACGTTGACCCAGATCTTCGCCGATCTCGCCAGGCAATCCTCCTGTGAGAACATTTTGCCGAAGCCGACCAATTTAATATTAGTATTGTCCACGGCAACCCGTATTTCGATAAAATGCGGGTCAGTGACTTCAGTTTGAAAAGGTGAATGGTTATTGTAAATGTAGTATCCGCCGCCGATAAGGGCGATGACCAACAGCAGGCTCTTCATAATTCCTTTTCTCCATATTTTTCGAATTATCCTTTCGAATAAAACTATAGCATAGAGTGGAGAAAAAATGAGGTTGATGACAATTGAAATGGCTTGAATGTTTGCTAATTAACGATCACGCCCCTCTCCGTGGCCGCGTTCAACGTTCTGAAGCATACTGTTTTTTCCAGTCCGTGGGTGAAACTCCAACTTGTGTTACAAACGCACGAGATAATGCACTGG
Proteins encoded:
- a CDS encoding DUF2189 domain-containing protein, which encodes MKTADSLESNIPLYAPCRKLTFNAPFVWLKKGWQDFRRARWHSLAYGAVFACIGWLLVYSSWFYEDVFLVGLFISFLLVGPALAFGLYDISQQLERQHKPTFGHERRKAFHEMGHELMLALLLGLAFVILLILISIVFNISAIPGQLAISAAVPISDAVSLSIAVIFAALFFCASAFALPMILDQDASAMTAIITSLHAVWRNKSVLALWALLILALVAVGFATALIGFVLIVPVVGYATWHAYRETIITKV